CGTGCGGGTAACGGCGCATGAAGCTGCGCGGCAGGTGCACCCGGTCGAACAGGGTCGCCACCCGGTCATGCAGTTCGGACCCCGTGGCGATGCCATAGTTGCGCATCGGTTCGGCCACCTGGTCCAGCAGCTGCATCTGCGGATTGAGCGACGCGAACGGATCCTGAAAGATCATCTGCATGTCCAGCCGCGCCTTGCGCAGCGCCGGGTTGTCGAGCGCCATCACATCGACGCCGTCCAGTTCGATCTGGCCCGACATCGGTTCGACCAGCCGCAGGATCGACCGGCCCGCGGTGGATTTGCCGCATCCCGATTCGCCCACGAGGCTGAGGGTCTGGCCGCGATTGAGCGAGAACGAGATGTCCTCGACCGCGTGAACCCAGGCCACGGTGCGGCGAAAGAACCCGCCCTTGACCGCGAACCGCGTGGTCAGGTTGCGCACCTTCAGGATCTCGTCATCGGTGCCCGGGATCGGTTGCAGGTTCTGCCCCTCGACCCCCATCAGCTTCATCGGTTCGGGATTGGCCTTGCCGCGCATCTCGCCCAGCTTGGGCACCGCCGCCAGCAGCGAACGGGTATAGTCGTGCTGCGGGTTCTCGAAGATCTCTTCGACCGTGCCTTCCTCGACCTTGTTGCCGCGGAACATCACCACCACCCGGTCGGCCATCTGCGCGACCACCGCCATGTCATGGGTGATGAACATCACCGCGGTGCCGGTTTCGCGCTTCAGCCGGTCCATCAGCGCGAGAATCTCGGCCTGGATGGTCACGTCGAGCGCGGTGGTCGGTTCGTCCGCGATCAGCAGCCGGGGTTCGCAGGCCATCGCCATCGCGATCACCACGCGCTGGCGCATCCCGCCCGACAATTCGTGCGGATATTGTTTCAGCCGCCGTTCGGGTTCAGGAATGCGCACCTGCCGCAACAGGTCGAGCGCGCGGTCCTCGGCCTGGCGCCGGCTCATGCCCTTGTGCACGCGCAGCCCCTCGGTCAGTTGCCGCCCGACGGTGAACACCGGGTTCAGCGCGGTCATCGGCTCCTGGAAGATCATGCCGATCTCGTTGCCGCGAATGTGGCGCATCAGGTCCTGGTCGGCCTTGGCGAGATCGGTTTCGCCCCCGTCGCGGCGGTCGAACAGCAGCCTGCCGTTGACGATCTCGCCGCCGCCGAATTCGACCAGCCGCATCAGCGACAGCGACGACACCGATTTTCCCGACCCCGATTCCCCGACGATACAGACCGTTTCACCGGGGCAGATCTCGAAGGATACGTCCTCGACCCCGACGACCGGCCCGTCCTTGGTCTGGAACTCGACGCGCAATTCCCTGATCTGAGCTATCGATTGGTCCAGCACCTGCGCCTCCGAGTAGGGTCCACGGGGGCGAACGCTAAGGCGCGGGCCTGCGTCATGTCAAACCCTACGGTTGCTCGATGTTAATGAATTCCACCACAAGGCTTGCTTTTTTCAAAAACTCTGTTTCGATACCGCACCACCGAGTTGGGGGCTCGGCGCTTCTTTGACGCCATGATCCCGGACCGGCACCACAAACCCGTCAGAGCGCGGGTGCAAATTGGCACGCAGACGTGTCCAACATGGAGAGGAAGATGAGACCCAAAGCCCTATTGCTAGGTGCGGTTGCGACCGCTGCCCTGGCCCCTGCCGCTATGGCCGAACGCGGTTCCGACGGCAATGTCAGCATCATCTACTGGCAGGCCCCGTCGATCCTGAACCCGTATCTGTCGTCCGGCACCAAGGACATCGAATCAGCGTCGCTGGTGATCGAACCGCTGGGCCGCTACGACGAAACCGGCGCGCTGGTGCCGTTTCTGGCCGAGTCGATCCCGACGATCGAGAATGGCGGCGTTTCCGAGGATCTCACCTCGATCACCTGGAAGCTGAAAGAAGGGCTGAAATGGTCCGACGGCTCGGCGGTCACCTCGGCTGACGTGAAA
This is a stretch of genomic DNA from Pukyongiella litopenaei. It encodes these proteins:
- a CDS encoding ABC transporter ATP-binding protein yields the protein MLDQSIAQIRELRVEFQTKDGPVVGVEDVSFEICPGETVCIVGESGSGKSVSSLSLMRLVEFGGGEIVNGRLLFDRRDGGETDLAKADQDLMRHIRGNEIGMIFQEPMTALNPVFTVGRQLTEGLRVHKGMSRRQAEDRALDLLRQVRIPEPERRLKQYPHELSGGMRQRVVIAMAMACEPRLLIADEPTTALDVTIQAEILALMDRLKRETGTAVMFITHDMAVVAQMADRVVVMFRGNKVEEGTVEEIFENPQHDYTRSLLAAVPKLGEMRGKANPEPMKLMGVEGQNLQPIPGTDDEILKVRNLTTRFAVKGGFFRRTVAWVHAVEDISFSLNRGQTLSLVGESGCGKSTAGRSILRLVEPMSGQIELDGVDVMALDNPALRKARLDMQMIFQDPFASLNPQMQLLDQVAEPMRNYGIATGSELHDRVATLFDRVHLPRSFMRRYPHEMSGGQRQRIAIARALALNPKLIIADEAVSALDVSVQAQVLNLMMELQADLQLSFLFISHDMAVVERVSHHVGVMYLGRIVELGPRSRVFENPQHPYTQALMKAVPIADPHKRKSERDLNFKPIPSPIHLRGYRAAPSEYREVEPGHLILTTDSGY